The sequence TATTGTTATGTTGTATGAAAATAAAGAGGAGATTTAGGTTTATTATAGAATATATAATAAATGCACATCTAAATGCTAAATATTATCTCAAGATACAATAAAAACATAATAGAAAAAGTAAAAATAATTGAATACTAATTATTATCTTAAAAGTTTATAAATATATAATAGAAATAGAAAGTCGAAGAAATAATTATTATAGGAGGTAAAAATGGCTGAACTTTTAAAAGTATCAGCAAAGTCAAGACCAAATTTGGTAGCAGGAGCCATAGCAGGGGTTATGAGAGAAAGTGGGTTAGTAAGAATTCAAGTAATAGGGGCAGGAGCATTAAATCAAGCCATAAAAGCAGTTGCTATTGCAAGAGGATTTGTCTCACCAAGTGGAATAAATCTTGTATGTATACCATCATTTAAAGATATAATGATAAATGGAGAGGAAAGAACAGCTATTCTTCTCACAGTTGAGGATTATAGCAGGTTCCATGTATAATAAAAATATAACTCCTTTTAAATAAAACTAAATATTATTTTAAAAAGGATAGATAATAAAATATTCAGATTATATTATATCTGTTTTTTCCTATTTAATCACAAAGAAGCATCTTTCAAATAGTTATATTCCTTCCAAATTAATGTCATTTAATTGGGTCATCTTAACA comes from Actinomycetota bacterium and encodes:
- a CDS encoding stage V sporulation protein S, which encodes MAELLKVSAKSRPNLVAGAIAGVMRESGLVRIQVIGAGALNQAIKAVAIARGFVSPSGINLVCIPSFKDIMINGEERTAILLTVEDYSRFHV